A stretch of the Mycolicibacterium celeriflavum genome encodes the following:
- a CDS encoding integrase gives MPIVETSKLAGFIDRVMEIASTRAPWHRRLWRGGTMELAQEFLMDGARPGARELAIAERRKHLMSALRTDHGIADFGKCIEAVAKEIKPDTDETSHAWIALRHHLEEMNGAYLTNWAEALDNPPHNRPVDTEGAARRITGHILGAGMHKNSLYSWLRDVQSKDQIVTPGDLLREADRRLKAPEKTYTFCVRVDKNPPFEINSSTARGWLTSSETATWKRAHAPDAKPVRHQGSFLVHTSAHDVNAAADAARDVIAHVRTKFQLGSRNSVGICSTMWSMEKHSGFPTLSTNRMINLTSFERLGRLQDLETADYLANTLALVEPLQTAAPHIAVMSGWSAVESLLVGPADADDIVAARRFSLIIAASLMRAEFTGLAKTYSAENDDAAAIAIAECPTNLERAKYFQKLACTRPDLALSNATDNLALQRVRPALRNPRQEITNITEILTREFTRLYRKRNMIVHGGQIRGANLHSISETITPLIGAGIDRIVHAELNFGVQPIQLSAIAEARVDYLGPTTTDVDGGLLDLLEHTAH, from the coding sequence GTGCCTATCGTCGAGACCTCGAAGCTGGCCGGCTTCATCGACCGCGTGATGGAGATTGCATCGACCCGAGCACCGTGGCATCGCCGATTGTGGCGTGGCGGGACGATGGAATTAGCACAGGAGTTCCTCATGGACGGCGCCCGCCCCGGTGCGCGCGAACTCGCCATCGCCGAGCGGCGCAAGCATTTGATGAGTGCACTCCGAACTGATCACGGGATCGCCGACTTCGGGAAGTGCATCGAAGCCGTGGCGAAGGAGATCAAGCCGGATACAGATGAGACGAGTCACGCATGGATCGCGCTGCGCCACCATCTTGAAGAGATGAATGGGGCCTACCTCACCAACTGGGCTGAAGCGCTTGATAATCCGCCGCACAATCGACCCGTCGACACCGAAGGTGCGGCGCGACGTATTACGGGCCACATTCTTGGCGCAGGCATGCACAAGAACAGCCTCTACAGTTGGCTTCGCGACGTTCAGTCCAAGGACCAAATCGTCACTCCCGGCGACCTGCTCAGGGAAGCAGATCGACGACTCAAGGCCCCTGAGAAGACCTATACCTTCTGTGTCCGCGTGGACAAGAATCCCCCGTTCGAAATCAACTCGAGTACTGCCCGTGGATGGTTGACGTCAAGTGAGACGGCGACGTGGAAGCGCGCCCACGCGCCGGACGCGAAACCAGTACGGCACCAAGGTTCTTTCCTCGTACACACTAGTGCCCACGACGTGAATGCCGCCGCCGATGCCGCCCGCGATGTCATTGCTCACGTCAGGACAAAGTTTCAGCTCGGCAGCCGCAATTCCGTCGGCATCTGCTCCACGATGTGGTCGATGGAGAAGCACAGCGGGTTCCCCACCCTATCGACCAACCGAATGATCAACCTCACGTCGTTCGAACGTCTGGGCCGACTGCAAGACTTGGAAACCGCAGACTACCTCGCGAATACACTCGCGCTGGTTGAACCCCTCCAGACCGCGGCACCCCACATCGCAGTGATGAGCGGATGGTCAGCGGTCGAATCATTACTGGTCGGGCCAGCTGACGCCGATGACATCGTCGCCGCGCGACGATTCTCGCTGATCATCGCCGCCAGCTTGATGAGAGCCGAATTCACCGGGCTGGCAAAGACATACAGCGCAGAGAACGACGATGCCGCTGCCATAGCAATCGCCGAATGCCCAACCAACCTTGAGCGGGCCAAGTACTTTCAGAAGCTGGCTTGCACCAGACCCGACCTCGCACTAAGCAATGCGACAGACAACCTTGCCCTACAACGTGTTAGACCTGCTCTGCGCAACCCTCGACAGGAGATAACCAACATCACCGAAATACTCACCCGAGAGTTCACACGTCTGTACCGGAAGCGCAACATGATTGTTCACGGCGGACAGATCCGCGGCGCAAACCTGCACTCTATTTCCGAGACCATAACACCGCTGATCGGAGCGGGAATCGATCGAATTGTCCACGCGGAGCTGAACTTCGGCGTTCAACCGATCCAACTCTCAGCCATCGCAGAAGCCCGCGTTGACTACCTCGGCCCCACCACCACCGACGTCGACGGTGGCCTGCTCGACCTTCTCGAACATACGGCGCACTAG
- a CDS encoding type II toxin-antitoxin system VapC family toxin — translation MPLVYFDASAFVKLLTSETGSPLAAALWDGCDAALASRLAYPEVRAALAAAARNHDLTESELANVERDWEDFWAATRPVELTATVEQHAGHLARTHALRGADAVHLASALAVGDPGLIVGVWDRRLHTGAQAAGCRVAPAQLDP, via the coding sequence GTGCCGCTCGTCTACTTCGACGCCAGCGCCTTCGTCAAACTTCTCACCAGTGAGACGGGGAGTCCGCTCGCGGCCGCGTTATGGGACGGCTGCGACGCCGCATTGGCCAGCCGTCTGGCCTACCCCGAAGTCCGTGCCGCACTCGCTGCAGCGGCCCGCAATCACGACCTAACCGAATCCGAGCTCGCCAACGTCGAGCGTGACTGGGAGGACTTCTGGGCCGCCACCCGCCCAGTCGAACTCACCGCGACGGTTGAACAGCACGCCGGCCACCTCGCCCGAACCCACGCCTTGCGCGGAGCCGACGCTGTCCATCTGGCCAGCGCGTTGGCTGTCGGCGACCCCGGCCTGATCGTCGGCGTTTGGGACCGACGCCTGCACACCGGAGCCCAAGCCGCCGGGTGCCGAGTCGCCCCCGCCCAACTCGACCCCTAG
- a CDS encoding TetR/AcrR family transcriptional regulator, translated as MVSDPRSDPPSAPLKSRRAAREAQLLTITLQQLQQHGYDRLTVEAVATQAKASKATLYRRWPSKSDLVLAAFVEGTRLAAVPPRTGSLRDDLLRVGASVCQQACEHASTMRAVLNEMSHNPDLRKAMQDEFVHQHKLVIDEVLAEAVQRGEIDATAISDEIYDLLPGYLVFRALVSARPPTLKSVRTLVDKVLLPSLGHRGLS; from the coding sequence GTGGTCTCCGATCCGAGGAGCGATCCGCCTAGTGCGCCGTTGAAGTCGAGGCGGGCTGCGCGAGAAGCTCAATTGTTGACGATCACGTTGCAGCAGTTGCAACAACACGGCTATGACCGGCTGACCGTGGAAGCCGTGGCCACACAAGCGAAGGCCAGCAAGGCAACGCTGTATCGGCGGTGGCCGTCGAAGTCGGATCTGGTGCTGGCGGCGTTCGTCGAAGGTACCCGGCTCGCCGCTGTGCCGCCGCGGACGGGCTCACTGCGGGACGACTTGTTGAGAGTAGGAGCTTCGGTGTGCCAGCAGGCGTGTGAGCACGCGAGCACCATGCGAGCCGTGCTGAACGAGATGTCGCACAACCCTGATCTCAGAAAGGCTATGCAGGACGAGTTCGTCCATCAGCACAAGCTGGTGATCGATGAGGTCCTAGCTGAGGCCGTGCAGCGCGGCGAGATCGACGCCACGGCGATCAGCGATGAGATCTACGATCTGCTACCGGGATACCTGGTCTTCCGGGCTCTCGTTTCGGCGCGCCCGCCGACCCTGAAGTCGGTTCGCACTCTGGTAGACAAGGTGCTGCTGCCCAGCCTCGGACACCGCGGCTTGTCGTAG
- a CDS encoding TetR/AcrR family transcriptional regulator, with translation MARDRLLDAAETCLQSRGLSGTTMEDIARQAGVSRATVYRYFPSRESVVSGVIVRAAERYLHRISGRISAHTDLGSAILDFVAATVRAARREPIIGILFGSDDELAGVGLAKGTSVALFELVAEFLRPVFAAHWDQLEAGMSVDDAAEWILRTILSLLSVRGPRHRSPEGLDAFLRRFLLPALLADTQRCVTATIAE, from the coding sequence ATGGCCCGCGACCGCCTACTCGATGCCGCCGAAACGTGCCTGCAGAGCAGGGGGCTGTCAGGTACCACGATGGAGGACATCGCCAGACAGGCGGGCGTATCGCGCGCCACGGTCTATCGCTACTTCCCGAGTCGGGAATCCGTCGTATCCGGTGTCATCGTGCGCGCAGCGGAACGCTACCTGCACCGCATCAGCGGGCGGATCTCGGCGCACACCGACTTGGGCTCTGCGATATTGGACTTCGTCGCAGCCACGGTGCGCGCGGCCCGCCGCGAACCGATAATCGGAATACTGTTCGGCAGCGACGATGAACTGGCCGGCGTAGGGCTGGCCAAGGGAACATCGGTGGCGCTGTTCGAACTCGTCGCCGAGTTCCTGCGACCCGTGTTCGCCGCCCACTGGGACCAACTCGAAGCCGGCATGTCGGTCGATGACGCCGCCGAATGGATCCTGCGCACGATTCTGAGCTTGCTGTCGGTTCGCGGCCCCCGGCACCGCAGCCCCGAAGGCCTCGACGCGTTTTTGCGCCGATTCCTGCTTCCCGCTCTACTGGCCGACACCCAGCGTTGCGTCACTGCGACAATTGCGGAGTAG
- a CDS encoding PaaI family thioesterase, which produces MDFPHFNQDIAEELQHAAGTSGGLSKYLDFRHTEFSAGRLVVEMDARADLLTPFGTLHGGCLSAMVDHCLGVVFYPVIPPGSWVATTEFKLNLLQPVSSGVCVAVTEIIALGKRSGVARIDITNAGRAVCAAQGTVTVVGQRAGTS; this is translated from the coding sequence ATGGACTTCCCGCACTTCAACCAGGACATTGCCGAGGAGCTCCAACACGCGGCGGGAACCTCGGGAGGGCTGTCCAAGTACCTGGATTTCCGCCACACCGAGTTCTCCGCCGGGCGGCTGGTGGTGGAAATGGATGCCCGGGCCGATTTGTTGACTCCCTTCGGCACCCTGCATGGCGGATGCCTGTCAGCGATGGTCGACCACTGCTTGGGCGTGGTGTTCTATCCGGTGATTCCTCCTGGATCATGGGTCGCCACAACCGAATTCAAACTGAACCTGCTGCAGCCCGTGTCCAGCGGAGTATGCGTTGCCGTCACCGAGATCATCGCGCTGGGTAAGCGCAGCGGCGTCGCCAGGATCGACATCACCAACGCCGGGCGCGCGGTGTGCGCCGCGCAGGGAACAGTGACCGTCGTCGGCCAGAGGGCAGGCACCTCGTGA
- a CDS encoding alpha/beta fold hydrolase, which produces MTSTFERVRTEDGTALAADIYRHKTARAVVILLHGGGQNRHAWATTARRLHARGYTVVAYDARGHGDSEWDPDGRYDLDRLASDLLAVRRHVSDGRPPAVVGASLGGMTVLGTHLVAPADLWGAVVLVDITPRMEFHGARRVVSFMAAHPDGFKTLDAAADVIAEYNRHRARPKNLDGLRKVLRQRDDGRWIWRWDPAFITSNLEFLRGDRAVGAEQFGAISELLIEGARRVQAPTLVVRGVHSDVTSQQSVEEFLEVVPHAQAADVSGAGHMVAGDDNDAFTAAVAEFLDRTISNSAD; this is translated from the coding sequence ATGACCTCTACCTTCGAGCGCGTCCGCACCGAAGACGGAACCGCCCTTGCAGCCGATATCTACCGACACAAAACCGCCCGTGCAGTTGTCATACTGCTGCACGGTGGTGGGCAAAACCGCCACGCCTGGGCGACCACGGCGCGCCGCTTACACGCGCGCGGGTATACCGTCGTCGCCTATGACGCGCGCGGTCACGGCGACAGCGAGTGGGACCCTGATGGTCGATACGATCTCGACCGACTCGCATCCGACCTGCTAGCCGTTCGCAGACATGTCAGCGATGGCCGCCCGCCGGCTGTCGTTGGCGCATCCTTGGGCGGCATGACCGTGTTGGGAACGCATTTGGTGGCGCCCGCCGATCTGTGGGGCGCCGTCGTCCTGGTCGACATCACTCCGCGAATGGAGTTTCACGGAGCACGCCGCGTCGTGTCTTTCATGGCCGCCCATCCCGACGGATTCAAAACGCTCGACGCCGCCGCGGACGTCATCGCCGAGTACAACCGCCATCGCGCCCGTCCCAAAAACCTGGACGGGCTTCGCAAAGTCTTGCGTCAGCGCGATGACGGTCGGTGGATCTGGCGATGGGATCCGGCCTTCATAACCTCCAACTTGGAGTTCCTGCGGGGTGACCGCGCGGTCGGCGCCGAACAGTTCGGCGCCATCAGCGAACTGCTCATCGAAGGGGCCCGCCGCGTGCAAGCGCCAACGCTTGTGGTCCGCGGCGTCCACTCGGATGTGACATCGCAGCAGTCGGTCGAGGAGTTCCTCGAAGTCGTACCGCACGCCCAGGCGGCGGACGTTTCCGGCGCGGGCCACATGGTTGCGGGCGATGACAACGACGCCTTCACCGCGGCGGTCGCCGAATTTCTCGACCGCACGATAAGCAATTCGGCGGATTGA
- a CDS encoding MmpS family transport accessory protein, translated as MITVVKRVWLPVLIVVALAIGFVSISYLRSVFGSNGAVVTPVGSDTAEDFNPTVVTYEVFGTGSFAVINYTDLDGLPQRTGQVSLPWTLTLETTIPSVRPDLLAQGNGQFIGCRVTVDGEVEDERTAEGVNAATYCLVKAA; from the coding sequence GTGATCACCGTGGTTAAGCGCGTGTGGCTACCCGTGCTGATCGTGGTGGCGTTGGCGATCGGCTTCGTCAGTATTTCCTACTTGCGGTCGGTCTTCGGATCGAATGGGGCCGTGGTCACGCCGGTGGGCTCGGACACCGCGGAGGATTTCAACCCCACGGTCGTCACCTACGAGGTGTTCGGCACCGGCAGCTTCGCAGTTATCAACTACACGGACCTGGACGGGTTGCCGCAACGCACGGGGCAGGTCAGTTTGCCCTGGACACTGACCCTCGAGACCACCATCCCTTCGGTCAGGCCGGATCTCCTTGCACAGGGCAACGGCCAGTTCATCGGTTGCCGGGTCACCGTCGACGGCGAAGTGGAGGACGAAAGGACCGCTGAGGGCGTGAACGCGGCTACTTACTGCTTGGTGAAGGCGGCATGA